The Osmerus eperlanus chromosome 1, fOsmEpe2.1, whole genome shotgun sequence genome includes the window CATAGAACTCTAGGTCATCATCTGTGCCTAAGGGAACATTACACATCTATTAACATGGCTACTTTTTCACCCAAGTGTTGTGACAAATACAACATGTTAGAGAAATGTGATGGAAGATAGTCAAACACTTACATTTATTTGAGAGCTGTGCCAAACGCACTTTCTCAGAGGAGAATGTTTCATCAAGGTCAAACAAGTCAAGCATTGGAGGTGGAAGGTCTCTGAATGCAGGTGGGAAAACCTGCTCAATGAAACCAATATGTGCACACAAAGATCAACAAGTCACAAGTGTTTTAAAAGAACATCTAAAATCACTTAGGAAGAGGTGTAGAGAGATGAATACTTGCACAAACAAATTAGGCTGTAAACAGAATCGCAAAAGAATGTGTGGACAGCCAGCATATGAAAAAGACATGCATCCTGTTTATGACACACCACTGATACATCCCCTTTTTGTACATTTACTCCCATGTTTTTTTCATTTAGGAATGAAGCCTAGGATGCAGAGGTACAACTTACAGCAGGCTGCAGCTGGGGAAGAGGAGTCTCAAACTGAGGCTGAATTAACTGGAGTGGCTCGTGTTTCACATTCAGCTGCTTGTAAGAACTGCAGGGATGAAAAGCACATGAGAACATGTCAGCACCTACTAGTTTGGTTTCGAAAACATGGAATGAAACTGGGTTTATTCTCTCCAACAACACATAAAGGGGTATGTGAATGTCTCTCACCCAATTACTTGGGGCAAAGTGTTTGTGGATAACTTGAGCAGTGACATATCGAAGAGGGAGGTGAAGTCTCTGGGGTTTTCGTCTCCCTCTTGCAAGCACACTCTGAGTCTCTCTGACAGGCAGCCAGTGTCTGGTAGCATGGTGTAATCTGTAATCTAGACAAACCAAAGTAGGGTCTGTTTAATTGAAATTGAAATAGTAAAACTGCTGTTCCAAACATGTGCCTGCTTACCTCAGGGTCCTCTGCATCTATCTGGTTCAGTTGAATGTTGTCAGTCATGAGCCACTGGAACACCACATCCTGTATGATGCAAAAAGTATTGTGAATTAAAAGTAATACTAACGACTTGCATAGAGCAAAGCAGATACATTTCAGGTTTTATCAGCCTCAAAAGGATCCCAGTTTTAATCTATAAGTGTGCACTCCTATGTTTCTTAACCAGCACTAACCATTATTTTACTGTTCTCCTCCTTATCCAGGTACTGGTCACTGAACATGTGGCAGGACCCCAGCACTGCCAACTTGCCCGCCTCCTTCATAATGAAAGAAACATTTGTAATATTAATGTACAATAATGTATAGTCATACTGTTCAGAAGTGAAAGACAAATTGGATTGTGTCCTCACTTTGACCTGATGGAAGGCCAGGACAGGCCTGTTGAGAGGAAAGCACACAGAGCCTGTGGAGAGAACAGCCACAGCAGGCTTCATCACGGCCAGGGTAGCGCCGTATGGGTACACAAAAGTCAGAGCCCTGTACAAGGACACAAATACTATTATAAGGGTGTAATGGGTAGAATTAGTTGAACCCAAACAGAATAAATCCTTGAGCATGATCATATATAAGGGGGGATCTTACTGTGCATTGTTACCAGCACTTTCATCATCAATGATTCCAGTTACCACCTTGCCTGCAGCCCGACTGATCTCTCTAAAGAAAACATAGTTAGAGAGGCTGAAAACATCCATCCATATTTTGTAAGTGACTGGTTACACAACCTAGTATTTCATCGAGATTATCAATAGCTAGTTGTAACTAACCTGTTAAGCACACCATTGGACACAAGTGCTTCTTTTGGGTGGAAATACTTGTAATATACATTTCTTACCACAGCATCTGCATTATTTATAAAGGAAATATTAAATTATACAGCTGTAACAAccctcaataaaaacaatattaagaAGTAAGTATTACGATAAATAACAGTTTCACTTCATACAGTATACTATACGCACCATTGTTGACCAATATCCCGAATTCTTCGAGCAGGAAGTTAATATTAGTGTCATACTTCATCTCCCCCCCTTCACCAAGCATCACAAgaacatctcctcctccatctaaGAATTGCTTAAGAACCTCCAACTGAAATTATATCAATATACAGTGTCTCATACGAGAAAACATAACTGTACTGATGGTTTAAGTGGAACAGGTATAGGGTTAGCCCTAGCCTACCTCGGAAGCTGTGAACTTTTCCCTTGGTCCTGCCGTGATCCACAACTTCACACCATTTAATTTCTCCAAAGACAACTCCTCCTTTATACTTAACATGATAAAGGGGAAAATTTTTAACGAATTTAAAAGCAGCACACCATCGTAACAATATAATAGGGACATGGTGCCTACCTATGAATCTTCCACTGTGCCCTCAGACGCTTCTGCACTGACTTGTATCCATTGTTGATGGTGAACAACTCTCTCTTGGATGCATTGAAAACAACACTGTTGCGCTGCTCACTCTCCATTTACGCTTTATTTGTTTAAGCACATTTAAACCTGGAAAACAGACAAGGCTATAACTGTACAGCAGCACATTCCTATGTTGTCAATGAACTTTACGTGGTTTTCTGTAACTAACTACTACTGATGTAACTAACTACAGTATAAGTAGACTAGtgtagctaggctaggctaactagctagtataTCTAGCCAGCGAACATTTGGCCTATAAAATTAATGCTACTTGATGCAACATGGACAAGATATAGCTAATATCAGTTGTCTTGCGTCGAAATTTAGATTTTCTTAGACTATCAGATATTGTTATACATTAGTTTTGCTTAAAAAGCACTATCTAGCTAAACTAAATTACCTCTAAAGATTCTTAGCTTCTGTTCACTAGCTCATtggggtgcattgtgggtatacACATCTCTCCCATAGCAACGGTAGAAACTGCCTTGTCCGAATACAGACTCTACGCCCTTGTTTAGCCTACACATTTGAAGGACTTAAAAGACGTAAACTACTATTAATAAGGACAAATCAACAACAATTAATAGTCCAGTATATTTTAATATTGTATTTTACACAAAGAATCAAGTGCAAATAATGGATGAACAAAGTTATGTATAAAGAACCTGAAGCAACCCTCAAATGATGGCGTTTGTGGAAAATGTATTAGGCAGTATGTaagggtgtcaggtggctgagcggttaaaatagtaatctgaaggttgccagttcgattccccaccgtgcaaaatgatgttgtgtccttgggcaagacagtTCACCcagcttgcctcgggggaatgtccctgtatttactgtaagtcgctctggataagagcgtctgctaaatgactaaatgtatgtttCATTATAATCAGGTGCTGCCCTAACTGCTAAGGATTTGGTCATTTACTGATAATCCTACTGGATTAGAATTCAGAGACAATAGAATGACATATGTCATATACAGTAGACTCAATAATGACAGCAAAATAAAATAAGGACCAGTGTTTGTCTGAAGATTACTGGATTTTGCTATGGAAGAGCTCTTACAATATACCCAATTACATAGGCTAATCTCATGAACGATACATCAGGTATCACTGGCATGACTACCGTGCCCAGTCAAAATGAGTCCCAAAAAACAATAATTATTCAATTATTATAAATTACATCACTTTACCAAGATGAAATGCATAAATATTATCTACAATTAAAATGTTCTTGTCTTAAAAACTCTCAGAGTTGACTCTGTGGAGCTGATTGTACTCGTAGAACCCCTTCCTGTGCACAGGAGGCAGCCAacaccccatctctcctccacagacGTCCCTGAACTAgtcctctgctgccccctgtAGGATAAAACACATTCTATTATAGGACAATCTGTGAAAGAAAAGTTTAGTAATGGACAGATTTTGACGGAAACTGTAAGCCCACCTGCCCATGGACTCTCACACTCATACAACATCCACTCATCTGCCCGGAAAGTGCTATGGAACCACATGGCATggtccagagaggcagagaactgGGCCTTGTGTTGTGGGTAAGGCATCAGTGCGGTGCCCAGAAAAGAGTAGTCTGATACATATGCAGCAACACAGCAGTGCAGCTTCATGTCGCCTTTACCTAGAGAAAAATAAGAACAATATGAGTCCAGTGTTCATTAAGTCAGCCAAACCTccttcagtttcccttgcatgATGCTTGGTGACAGCATCTCACATTTAATTCAGCATGCAcagtgcacacaaacaccaactcCATTTTACCAATATGTCCTCTTGCCCGCACCCAGAACAGCTTCTTTGGTTCCATGGCTAAACGTTTGTAAAAGTCTGGTGGGTTGACAGGTTTTATTTCAATTGGGACCTCATCAGCCAATAGTTTGTTGAGTCCTTGTTTTGCATTCTCAGCCAGGTCTGGATTACTGTAAAATACCATGCAGCTCTTTTATTTTTTGTCAATTCAtgaaaaaaaatatagaaaGCTCTGGCTTTGTGGATAGTACGATACATTACCTGAGGTAATGCTGAATGAGTTCCTCCATTGTGAGCAACTTTTCAGGCTGGGGAACGGTGGGCATGGTAAACTGGTGTTCTACGGGACTAGGCTGCTGCATGTGAAAAGAGGCCTGGCAGATCAAAATAGGTTGCCCATGCTGGATTGCCCTCACTGATCGCACAGAGAAACTTCGACCATCTCGTGTACGATCTACCTGGTACAACACCGGAACCTTAGGGTCTCCTACAAAATCACGAGACAATTACAgatcagtattactaattactTTATGATTGTTGGGAGCTCAAATTGGCTGTAATCGAGGGTGTAACCTCACCTGCTCGTACAAAGTAGCAGTGAAGGGAATGTGCAAAGACATTTTCACTGACAGATTCAGCAGCAGCCACAAGGGCTTGACCAATAATCTGTCCCCCAAATAGACGCTGGGTGCGGGGTACCCAATGGTGCTTTCCTCTGCAGATAATACCCACATGTTGTTGACTTAATTACATTTTATACTTAGTGTATCAGAATGAAATGCTTTAACTACCCTGTTACTGTAACGATGTGTAGTAGTGTTGTGCCTTGAATTACATCTACTGAGCTATCTTAATTGTGTCTCTagtcacagtatttccacaTCGTATCCAGGTTGTAAACTGAACAAAGATAACCCAATGAAGGCATTATGAAAAACTAGTGAAATGCATAGCCATAGGGTTTTGGGTAGCTATACTAGCTACCTACGTCAATAAGCTAGCTCTAGCCAGAGCCATAGAGAGAAAAGGCTCTGGCTCTAGCGACCTACTATTAGTGAAAGAAAAAATACTTATTTTTTTACTCTTTGCTATTACTGTATTATTACTTAGTTAAGTCTTGACAGGTGGGTAgcctagctggctagctatttTACGCACCTGTAAAGGTCTGTGTCAAGCTTTTCCAAATTTAAAACACTAGTGACCAACACACTTCTGAGATCTTGCGTTACTTTGTCATCATCATAAACAATCATACTATTTTCAATATTAGTCGCAATTGTATCACTTCTTGAATCTTTGCTTTCTGTGTCCGTAGCCATGTTTAAAGTCAGTGAATTTCTTTTCGAACTTCGTCTTCTGACTGTTGAAATGTTGTCAGATTTCAACTAAGGGGTGCATCATCGCCACCTACTGTTCAGGAGTGTGAGTTGAATGTGCTTGGAAAGACGATCACTACTTCCATGGTTAATTGGCAAAAATGGTTTAAAGGAAATAACAGAAGGATGCTTGTCATTAACGTTTTGTACTGGGTCGGGAACTGATAAATCAAATCCCCATCAACCTTGTGGTTTGATGGGGATTTGTCAACGAAGAAAATGTCGTGATTGAAAAATTAGGAATTTGTATTCAACAAACAATTAACCACGGGCGACATAGAGCCAACCTACAGCCTTAACAGAGCTACTATCGCTAAATATGAAGCATCTCTGTCCGCAATACATCGACACGATTCGTGAGCGCGCTTTTGAATGCACACCACCAATGCAGAGAGGAGCGCGCACTTCCAATGGGTTTTCCCGAGCATTCCCTCTTGGGTACCATGAGCTGCAGTCGTCCAACCTAATTCAATCTGTACTACTACTGGATACACGTAACGTTGGCTGACGCTGGAAACGGTATCAATATTTCATTTAGAAATAATTGTATTCTCTATACATGGCTACATCGGATGAGGATTGTGTGTTGCAGAGGGGTAGATCTCAAAGTGACCCAAGCATCATCACGGAGGCTCGTATCAGTGAGGCGCACAGAGCAGGTAAACCTCATTGAATTAGATATTTATTACTGTTCAATTTATGTTGTCTGAAATTGGTTAGCCTATTAATGCTATGTTTCTTCTGGGTTATAGCTGTCACGCGCTTAGTTCACGGATTGTCATGCATCAAACGTAGTGTACCACTTGACCAACACTAAAAAGGCCACCaccgtaaaaaataaaaaatatatgcaaAAAGCTAAAAAGCTCTAATAAtgacatacatttattttgaatACATAATACAGGCTGTAGCTACATAGAAATGATTGCATATGCTGGTCTACATAGCATCTGAGACGAACCTGAGATTATTATAGTATCAAAGAAAAACATAATGTACATCTCCCATGTATTTTGCTCTGTAAAGTTGGCAAAAATGGGGCCACTCATTTCTCCATTTGAGTgtacaaaaaaacacatcagTGTTCAGTCAATTTACATTGATTGTCATAATTTGCAGACAATATTGCACTACTGCAATGGAAGGTTAAGTCtatattttttctttcataATCATCAACCATATGCTCACTCACTGCCCTGCATCCTTTTTGAGAACACACCCTTGAGAACATATTACACTCTGATGGACAAATGAGTGCCTTAAATGTGTCATCACACTGAATTGAGTGTAGTGAAGAGAAGCTGATGACAGTGCTCGTTGTGTATTTAGTTGTTTCTATGGTGACAGAAAGGGCTGAGCCCAGCACTTGGAACCTCCACTGTAAGATGAGATAGTGTTTATCTGGCTACTTCAGTGGTGAATCTTTCCCCTTTACACTTGTGTCCAATGTAGTCTTGAGTATGTCAACTTTGAACATGTAAACATTAGTCGATGTGAGTTCATGTTCATTGGCTTTTCATTTCCATGGTAATATTCTGCATAAGAGCAATGTGGTCATGCAGAGTGAATACGAATTTGGCATTATTATTTATGCTTTAACATTGTTGCCAAAGCAACAATCTAACCCCAATGTTAAGTGAGTGCTGGTCAACCTCAAGACCATAAGCAGCTATTTTTTAGATTTTGCTTAGAAAATTGATCAGTTACAAAACATAATACTGCTTCTCAGGTGCCagccaaaacaaacagaaaagcaATACTGTTAATGAAAAATGATCTCAGTGAATATTTGTACTGTGAAGCTGATACTGCACAGTTGCTGCATATGTACAAACAAAAAGCTTGTAACACTATTCAATTACTGTAACTCTTGAGTTTGGATGGGATGGACCTGTCACATGTCAGCGGTTACCATTCTGCATGCTCATCTTCCGAGGAGCACAGCTTGATAGCAGCACAGCATATTTCCAGTGTTAGCAGGCTTCTTTCCTGGCATGACCAGCTGAAAGGGCAATGCAGCAGTAAGAACCTGccctccccatctcttcatctccttTGCTTGCTGCTAACCCTTTAATCCCCCTGGCCCCCTTACTGCAGCTGTGATCCTGCCACCTGATCATGCACTTGAAGAATAGTGTTCTTCTTAATATTGGCTTAAttaagagacatgagagagagagagtcctcaAAGAAGATACCATTGTCACTTATATTTCTTGCACTACTTGAGCAGAACTATAAACTGTCGGTTCCCTGGGAATATTAATATACTGCAATAATGAAAAGAATATTCAGCTGTGACATAATAACTTCACATGCATATGTCGTCAGATCAATGCGTAGAATGAGGCAACTGCAATGTCAAACCTCCATGTTGCTCACTTTCACCCCTAATAAGAACATATTATGCTCTTTCAGTAGGGCCTGATTTAAGTAAAATCATCTCAGAATCATCAGTCTCACCAAGCCAATTCATAGATTACAGAATTAGCACACATTAATTTACTACAGACTACATACTGATTCATGGAGTTATCGATTGTGTACCAAACTAATTTCTTTCATAGCCAGGAATTTAGAcagtcggtgtgtgtgtatgatgctaTATGTAGGGTTATTTATGTGTTGTATGATGGAAGTACGATGTTACAATCATCAGGCATTGACTGAGTTTGTGGGTGCGTTGTCAATTCAGCCGTCCCCATATGAGCTGATCCTGTAGCTCTAATCTGACATGCTGCTGTCACATCAAAGGCTCTCCCTTACTGGACTCTGTCCATCCGTCTTCCATTCATTGATCCTCAAGCCACTTTTTGCTCTGTCTCCTTTCCTGCTCTCTTCCAGTGTAGGCGGGAGGGCCTGATGAGGGAGATTATAGGACCCCTTGTGTTTGAATCGACATGCTTCATGTTTTCTTAATCAGACGCCCTATATATAGCTGGTGTGCTTTTCCTGCAGTGAATATTCAGGGTTATGATTAAGTCGGAGCATTTAGAGGGGAAGGCAACACAAAGAGAATAGCAAACGGTACCTGGCAGTATCCTCCCACATGTTCCACAGGATGATGAGAGACAGTGTTTCTGCTCAGCCGGGAAGCTGAGCAGAAGCTAAGCCCCGGTTCCAGCTACACGAGTGGGATATTCTCTCAAAACATTGCACCTACAGAGGACTATGGAGAAAAAACATGTGCATCTACATGATGTTCAAGTATAGTATGATGGTATTTACCATCCATatatgtgtgcttatgtgtgcatATGGGGGCTTCAGGGAAATTGTGCTGTGAGGGTAAATGTCCCTAACAGACTAGTGTTCCTGACAAACTGACATCTCCTTGTCAGCATTGCTGTCATCATCTTCTTAACAGTTTTGGCCTTGTCATTGGCCCTGTGGAGCTCTGGCTAGGCTGACACAGCTGGGCCGAGACAGAGACCCAGTGGTCCATCAATTGTACATCTACAATTTCTAACAGGCCGCATAGACCTACAGAAAGGGACAGTGAGTGAATACCTAACCTatttagaaagaaagagagagagagagagagagagagagagagagagagggagagagagagagaaaccgaggAGAGCTAAATGTGTGAGGTCAAAAGAGTAAAGCACGGAAATCTGTTTCAAAGAGTCACAAAGTCACAAGAATCTACCTGTTCTAATCTGGAGGTTAGAACAGGTAGGCACTTGCTGCATCTGCTTCATCTGGGATTTTCtgtcaggtacagcaggtcctATGCCACCTATGCCAACAGGAAGATCCAAAAGAGTGCAGGATTCACCCAAAGCTTTGAAGGTCATTTGTACATCACAGACCAGTTTCCTCTGGTCACTGGACACTAGTTCTCAACTTCTTTTAAATCAGAAGAGAACGAAATCCAAAACCATGGTCCTTGTCATTAGTTCAGCAACAGTGGTAAAATGTTATGCTGTTAAAGTTAAATAGGTGCATCAATAGCCACTTTTAGTTTGAATTGGATGTAAACGTTTTAGagtgatttgatttgaacagaGGATAGCTGGGGATGGGTAAAATAGATATCAGATGAGAGCTTCCTTCTTGAGGTTAGTCTATTTTCTCAAAACCTTTCACAAGAAAAGCTTGGTAGATCATTATGAAGCTCTGTTTGAAGGTTATTTTGAGCAAATatgtaaataaattaaaattACCAAGAACATTTTTCATACTTAAAAAATTAGGAACATCTAAGATCTGTGTTGATTAGCTTTTGCTTTAGAAGAATGAAAGTGATTTATGTGGGGCATTGCAGCAATAATGCTGCCATACCAGGGCTATTTATAGTGCAGGTTAGTTGGAGGATTTTAATAAATAcctgatcttttttttttttctctcagtttttttttcttattgattTTAAATGCAGAGTCAGTGGCTCAGCATTTAGTACTAAAGCAAGGCCACCTTTTTGTCCTCTACCCCATGTTTCTGAGCCAATCTTGTCCCTGGAATCAACTGACTTCAGGACCACAGACAGCAACACCAAAAAACAGGGGGAACCATGATGTCATTGTCCTCCAATCAAATCAACGGACACATAAATGACAGGGCATCTGTAACTCCCATTGGCCAAGCTACAGACTACAGACCATGCTTCAGTGCTGATTAAGGACTGAATTGGACGGGGACAGCCAGTCTTATGCATCAAGGACAAGAGATTGGCCAGCTTGCAAAGGCAGGCTTGAGAGCACATAAAAAGAATGAATTGAGACAGCCTGTCTAGTCGTACAGTTCATTAGGCAGCCTGGTTTTCTCAGCGCCTGGCAGCAGAATTTCAGCAAAGTCATACAGCACAAGATTCCCCCAAAATTAGGCTGCAAAGAACGACAATTAAAAAAACTAGGCTGTAGAGCATCAATGCAATTGTTAGGGCGCTAGAGGTTACAAATTCTTCATTGGTACGTCAGACACAAAAAATAGCATTTAGACTCATAATGATATCACTGGTTTGTGTTTCATGGCCTACATACTGTACACCGTGTTGGGCTTTGTTTTATCCACAGTGTCCTTGATTTCCTAGATTTTTGCCTGTATACATACATGTATTCTTTTCTGTGCTTATTTACTATCCCATTATCCTTCAATCCAATGTATTGTTTGTTGGAATAGAAATATGCTAGATACAAATGACATGTGTTCATAGACCAGATCCATATTGTATTTGTGcatgtctgagtgtgtttgtgtcgtggCGGCAAGAAGAGGGAGGGTTTTACCAGGTTACTGGGGAGTGGACACGTCTGCTTCTTGGCGAGGCAAGTTGAAAAGAGCCGTCAGCCATTTACTCaatgtattttttatagctgtttCATGCTTTGACCTAAATCTTTTCAGAGCTCAATAGAACCAATATGTTGCAAATTTGAACATGTCTGAGAAGCCGTCTGATCCCTTTGACATCCACATTCTGCTTTTTCAGTCACAGAAGGGATTTGGAGTCAGATAATATTGATCATTTTATGTGATTCACAAAGTGCAGTAAAGGAAGTGCAGACCAGCACTGATCGTAGCGTATTGTTGTTAATAATGTGTTTTCAAGAAGCCTACATCCCACAGAGATAGGGATTGAAACCACCCGGATTTTATCGTGAAGGCAAACATTTTCCTTTTTGTAGAACTGGCAGATGTAATtaaagcaacatgctaagcttGGAGTGGGAGTGGAAAGACTGATCTGTCACACAGAATTGACTCACGCACAGGAaagtgtgagggaggagagtagCAGCTACATTTAATCTTGTGGGACTGGGCTGTGGATTTACAAATGAGAGATTTCTGGTAGAATTAAGTCTTTGAATGTGTCAAGATAAATGGAGACTAACAATCATTGATGTGTAAAAACAATGATAAGGTGGACTTTGCTCTGGTGTATTCAAGTAAAGACACTTGATTAGGCTAACAGTTTTAGAAATTACGTATTTTgaacattgtgtttgtgtgactgtagAAATGTTGATGTTCTATAAGATCAACTGAACCTTTGGAACCTAAGTCCCACAATTTTATTGAACTAAATTAGACTCTAAAATGTAGGTTGACATCATACAATAAAGAAATCAAATGGTTGTGTATCCTTGCATACAATGTCTTCAGTGATGATGCTCTTCCAGGCCTGTACTTGCAGCAGGCCTCAATTACTATGTTCTGTCTTCTGTTTCCTTCTCAGCATGTTAACTACTAGTGT containing:
- the ift52 gene encoding intraflagellar transport protein 52 homolog, with translation MESEQRNSVVFNASKRELFTINNGYKSVQKRLRAQWKIHSIKEELSLEKLNGVKLWITAGPREKFTASELEVLKQFLDGGGDVLVMLGEGGEMKYDTNINFLLEEFGILVNNDAVVRNVYYKYFHPKEALVSNGVLNREISRAAGKVVTGIIDDESAGNNAQALTFVYPYGATLAVMKPAVAVLSTGSVCFPLNRPVLAFHQVKEAGKLAVLGSCHMFSDQYLDKEENSKIMDVVFQWLMTDNIQLNQIDAEDPEITDYTMLPDTGCLSERLRVCLQEGDENPRDFTSLFDMSLLKLSTNTLPQVIGSYKQLNVKHEPLQLIQPQFETPLPQLQPAVFPPAFRDLPPPMLDLFDLDETFSSEKVRLAQLSNKCTDDDLEFYVRKCGDILGVAAKLDKDQRDAKHILEHIFFQVVEFKKLNQEHDIDTTETRFSPF
- the acot8 gene encoding acyl-coenzyme A thioesterase 8, translated to MATDTESKDSRSDTIATNIENSMIVYDDDKVTQDLRSVLVTSVLNLEKLDTDLYRGKHHWVPRTQRLFGGQIIGQALVAAAESVSENVFAHSLHCYFVRAGDPKVPVLYQVDRTRDGRSFSVRSVRAIQHGQPILICQASFHMQQPSPVEHQFTMPTVPQPEKLLTMEELIQHYLSNPDLAENAKQGLNKLLADEVPIEIKPVNPPDFYKRLAMEPKKLFWVRARGHIGKGDMKLHCCVAAYVSDYSFLGTALMPYPQHKAQFSASLDHAMWFHSTFRADEWMLYECESPWAGGSRGLVQGRLWRRDGVLAASCAQEGVLRVQSAPQSQL